In Plasmodium sp. gorilla clade G2 genome assembly, chromosome: 5, one genomic interval encodes:
- a CDS encoding RING zinc finger protein, putative: MVEEENGIRSYFRRLYINTSDYVKNYMTASDQEMQNNADPIMDIIATAPSDSLYFIERINLISAIISLSTSFPYLTYLLIYWKDCSCNDILRWWIVINSILQLIQAPVRFFLYFLLRKYKSENERMHIHALRRLTSSKGWKLSKRFSLLNYLWFITGTVVMVVTRKHTKNFYLWFISWTIILSCIFRVFFTIIWFCFFFPYHQNIPKKKKGVPKTFFSEITTFKYCLTRKLKNESCSICLSDFIEKDEIMELNCLHNFHTKCAKKWLSQKRHCPLCQRDVMKPI, encoded by the exons atggtagAAGAGGAAAATGGAATACGTAGTTATTTTAgaagattatatataaacacatCTGAC tATGTAAAAAATTACATGACCGCTTCAGATCAAGAAATGCAAAATAATGCCGATCCAATTATGGATATAATAGCCACGGCTCCAAGtgattcattatattttattgaaaGGATAAATCTTATATCAGCAATAATAAGTTTAAGTACATCCTTTCCATATTTAACTTACTTACTTATATATTGGAAAGATTGTTCATGTAATGATATTTTGAGGTGGTGGATTGTTATAAATAGTATCTTACAATTAATACAAGCGCCTGTTagatttttcttatattttttgttaagaaaatataaaagcgAAAATGAACGAATGCACATACACGC attGAGAAGACTTACCAGCTCTAAAGGTTGGAAACTTAGCAAACGATTCAGCCTCCTAAATTATTTGTGGTTCATAACTGGTACTGTAGTTATGGTTGTAACTAGAAAACATACGAAGAATTTTTACTTATGGTTTATATCTTGgactattatattatcatgtaTATTCCGTGTATTCTTTACAATTATAtggttttgttttttctttccttatcatcaaaatatacccaaaaaaaaaaaaggagtaCCCAAAACTTTTTTCTCAGAAATTACAACATTTAAATATTGCTTAACaaggaaattaaaaaatgaatcatGTTCTATATGTTTATCAGATTTTATAGAAAAAGATGAAATCATGGAATTAAATTGTTTACATAATTTCCATACCAAATGCGCTAAAAAATGGCTATCACAAAAAAGACATTGTCCTTTATGTCAAAGGGACGTTATGAAAccaatatga
- a CDS encoding SNARE protein, putative yields MDLWDKDYQKALQTGKEIKKLLKQSEKEKKKAKNRAILRGKITEFNQSVKFLVHQLNNDYIKNDKHFIKNETKYMNKVSALEKVKKEIGTLYEDYASTNEGEISLNMDMELLNEFENEENTYLNDLNKEELLLKQNKLMKLQDEQLNFLEGTTHNLKNISYNINNEIQVHNELLDDIDRDMDETNNLLDRNRNIFERVTSNTSNYFLYFLIVILTASLIFFIMIL; encoded by the exons atggatttATGGGACAAAGATTATCAGAAAGCTTTACAAACaggaaaagaaataaaaaaactatTAAAACAAAgtgagaaagaaaaaaagaaagctAAAAATAGAGCAATATTGAGAGGTAAAATAACAGAATTTAATCAGAGTGTAAAATTTCTTGTACAtcaattaaataatgattatataaaaaatgataaacattttattaaaaatgaaaccaaatatatgaataaagtGTCAGCATTAGAAAAggtgaaaaaagaaataggtACCTTATATGAAGATTATGCATCAACAAATGAAGgg gagATTTCTTTAAATATGGATATGGAACTTTTAAACGAATTTGAAAATGAAGAGAATACATATTTGAACGATTTGAATAAAGAAGAACTGttattaaaacaaaacaaattaATGAAATTACAAGATGAACAATTAAACTTTCTCGAGGGTACAACccataatttaaaaaatattagttataatataaataatgaaatacaAGTACATAATGAATTATTAGATGATATTGACAGAGATATGGATGAAACCAACAATTTATTAGATagaaatagaaatatatttgaaaggGTTACCAGTAATACaagtaattattttttatattttctaattgTTATTTTAACAGCAAGtcttatattctttataatgatactttaa
- a CDS encoding phosphoenolpyruvate/phosphate translocator: MNILTRTLIITIFFNLQIYIGKCLNHDNIKYIKNVPMNIHLKNSNGIIYQKNKRPSQIYRKNTNKEAFNIPVFSIPNYKPKYNTCTKTNNVAFINSRINHAHHRNIEATKAAGLNAIKKIKNDKKFTLFNSGNRDNIKTHGHDINKGIIDDISTTNNSYSNIGNTNENTYQENNYNNMLTEKKPCTFLNKAVEAGKTVSLLGLWYVCNIFYNIENKKALNILNMPITIAITQIYVGLPIFLIPWLLKLRNQPELFYDEQELKRINMSDRNALIKGFQKYILFLKKYSSIMKQSIYHGYAHLLSVIAMGAGAISFVHIVKASAPLFAAFFSYFFMNNKMSIYTYSSLVPIVFGVSLASIKELSFTYKALYSTLSANVLSTMRAIEAKIMMGKNLDKLGRNLTPENIFALLTLSSAIFLTPALYIDSHKWKDAYEYLMNNKNVLKVLGRHVLMSGVWFYLYNQLSFISLNRLNHITHAVASTVKRVFLILTSYFIFGTKFSFLGGLGSSIAVGGTFVYSLVKNKFG; the protein is encoded by the coding sequence atgaatatactCACAAGGACATTAATCataactattttttttaatttacaaATTTATATAGGAAAATGTTTAAatcatgataatataaaatacataaaaaatgtacCTATGAACATCCATTTGAAAAATTCAAATGGCATAATataccaaaaaaataaacgtCCTTCACAgatttatagaaaaaatacaaataaggAAGCATTTAATATACCCGTTTTTTCTATTCCTAATTATAAACCCAAATATAATACTTGcacaaaaacaaataatgtaGCTTTTATAAATTCAAGAATTAATCATGCACATCATAGAAATATCGAAGCTACTAAAGCGGCGGGATTAAatgcaataaaaaaaataaaaaatgacaaAAAATTTACTTTATTTAATTCTGGAAATagagataatataaaaacacatggacatgatattaataaaggTATAATTGATGATATATCAACAACAAATAATAGCTATTCTAATATAGGAAACACAAATGAAAATACATatcaagaaaataattataataatatgctaACAGAAAAAAAACCATGTACCTTTTTAAATAAAGCAGTCGAAGCAGGAAAAACTGTCTCCTTATTAGGTTTGTGGTATGTATGtaatatcttttataatattgaaaataaaaaagcattaaatatattaaatatgccTATTACTATTGCTATAACACAAATATATGTTGGTTTaccaatatttttaataccaTGGTTATTAAAGTTAAGAAATCAACCCGAACTATTCTATGATGAACAAGAATTGAAAAGAATTAATATGAGTGATCGTAATGCCTTAATCAAAGGAttccaaaaatatatattattcttaaaGAAATATAGTAGTATAATGAAACAAAGTATTTATCATGGATATGCTCATCTATTATCTGTTATTGCTATGGGTGCAGGTGCTATTAGTTTTGTTCATATTGTTAAAGCTTCTGCTCCATTATTTGCTGCTTTCTTCTCATACTTctttatgaataataaaatgtccATTTATACATATTCCTCTTTAGTACCAATCGTATTTGGTGTCTCACTTGCTTCAATAAAAGAATTATCATTTACATACAAAGCACTTTATTCAACATTATCAGCTAATGTACTTTCAACAATGAGAGCTATTGAAGCCAAAATAATGATGGGAAAAAATCTAGACAAATTAGGAAGAAATTTAACTccagaaaatatatttgcaCTCTTAACTTTATCTTCAGCCATATTCTTAACACCTGCTTTGTATATTGATTCACACAAATGGAAAGACgcatatgaatatttaatgaataataaaaatgtattaaaagTTTTAGGAAGACATGTACTCATGTCAGGAGTATGGttctatttatataatcaattatcatttatttcattaaataGATTAAATCATATTACACATGCTGTTGCAAGCACAGTTAAAAGAGTTTTCTTAATATTAACaagttattttatttttggaaCGAAATTTTCATTCCTTGGTGGACTTGGTTCTTCTATAGCTGTTGGTGGAACATTTGTATATTCTCTTGTAAAGAATAAATTTGGATag
- a CDS encoding XAP-5 DNA binding protein, putative: MNFRKPDNTADLIDSIINSENGKVQKYVLERKRKEKEFLEKKENIKKKSMMAPKLNQMFVKNKNEDDKLISETIGLRTVHEYKKIKDEIYSNKKDNDLKERKQDDKQTKQKSFKLSFLSEDDDSDMDNKNESDDNKNDSDDNKNVSDDNKNVSDDDKNESDDNKNESDDNKNESDDNKNDKDNIKFNSDGNKQNNQYKYSKETNKSDNDMTDQQNDLNNNKSNENKNELSSNSNKNKLDKKNAFTNKIMKDPTVNTSFLKDKERDKKIELKKKELRELYYKLENEQKEKVIDITYSYYDGSGHRRKISVKQKNTIGQFINKCVHNLKHEFIQLRSASCETLMFVKEDVILPNYITFYELIKNKAQGKTGPLFSFDAVENLSGITDIRKEKTDTHAGKLVEKKWYEKNKHIFPASKWEIYKPMKTYTSSYTDLFNNFI, from the exons ATGAATTTTCGAAAACCTGATAATACAGCTGATTTAATCGATAGTATCATAAATAGTGAAAATGGGAAAGTtcaaaaatatgttttagaaagaaaaagaaaggaaaaagaatttctagaaaaaaaagaaaatataaaaaaaaaatctatgATGGCTCCAAAATTAAATCAAATGTtcgtaaaaaataaaaatgaagatgataAATTAATTAGCGAAACAATAGGTCTCAGAACTGtacatgaatataaaaaaatcaaagatgaaatatatagtaataaaaaagataatgatTTAAAAGAAAGGAAACAAGATGATAAACAGACAAAACAAAAAAGCTTTAAATTGTCTTTTTTGTCAGAAGATGATGATAGTGATATGgacaataaaaatgaaagtgatgataataaaaatgacagtgatgataataaaaatgtaagtgatgataataaaaatgtaagtgatgatgataaaaatgaaagtgatgataataaaaatgaaagtgatgataataaaaatgaaagtgatgataataaaaatgataaggataatattaaatttaatagTGATggtaataaacaaaataatcaatataaatatagcaAAGAAACCAATAAAAGCGATAATGATATGACAGATCAACAAAATGATctaaacaataataaatccaatgaaaataaaaatgagttATCGTCCAATagcaataaaaataaattggaTAAGAAAAATGCTTTTActaataaaattatgaaagACCCTACTGTAAATAcatcttttttaaaagataaagaaagagataaaaaaatagaattaaagaaaaaagaattaagagaattgtattataaattagaaaatgaacaaaaagaaaaagtcaTAGATATTacttattcatattatgatGGTAGTGGAcatagaagaaaaatatcagttaaacaaaaaaatactataggacaatttataaataaatgtgtTCATAACTTAAAACATGAATTCATACAATTAAGATCTGCATCATGCGAAACTTTAATGTTTGTTAAAGAAGATGTTATTCTTCCAAATTATATCACATTTTATgaacttataaaaaataaagctCAAGGAAAAACAGGacctttattttcatttgacGCGGTCGAAAATTTGTCTGGAATTACGGACATAAGGAAGGAAAAAACGGAT aCGCACGCTGGTAAATTAGTAGAAAAAAAGTGGTATGAAAAAAACAAGCACATTTTCCCAGCATCTAAATGGGAAATTTATAAACCCATGAAAACATACACATCCAGTTATACAGATttgtttaataattttatataa